A single Gemmatimonadota bacterium DNA region contains:
- a CDS encoding ABC transporter ATP-binding protein, producing MTAPALSFHEEEALGKAYDSRLMRRLLAFAAPYRALIAIALFFLMIEGALQLVGPFLTQRVIDVAIPRHDYAAIKLAVIVYGLSLVLELGTSYGQTWFTALLGQNVMRDLRLQLFSHLQRLPIAFFDRNPAGRLITRVTSDVETLNELFTAGVVSGMGDLFTLLAISIAMLVTDWRLALAAFGVIPLVVLVSHVFRVKVREAYRDIRTRLARINAFLQERLVGMRVVQLFGRERDEARRFDELNKSHLDAHLRSITVYALYFPAIEILTSVALASLLVAGAARVEAATLTVGTVAAFLQLVRRFFQPLQDLSDKYNTLQTAMASSERIFHLLDTEPWVDVSGDAHLARERPKTVLVEFQNVWFAYDRPHSAASRTATEPEWVLRNVSFTARPGQTLAIVGHTGAGKTTIVSLLMRFYDPQKGRILVNGRDVRDMPVEQLRELIGYVQQDIFLFAGDVASNIRLSAPLTDAQVQAAAEQVGADRIIRRLANGYHQVLGERGASISVGERQLLSFARAVAADPALLILDEATSAVDSEVEAEIQQALSVLLAGRTTIAIAHRLSTIVDADDIIVMHHGEVVEHGTHDALLALDGLYARLWRLQI from the coding sequence ATGACCGCGCCCGCCCTGTCATTCCACGAAGAAGAGGCGCTCGGCAAAGCTTACGACAGCCGGTTGATGCGGAGGCTCCTGGCCTTCGCAGCGCCGTACCGAGCCCTGATCGCCATCGCGCTGTTCTTCCTCATGATCGAAGGCGCCCTACAGCTCGTAGGGCCGTTTTTGACGCAACGCGTGATCGACGTCGCGATTCCCAGGCACGATTATGCAGCGATAAAGCTCGCAGTCATAGTGTACGGACTGTCGCTCGTTCTGGAGCTTGGAACCTCGTACGGCCAGACCTGGTTCACCGCACTACTGGGCCAGAACGTCATGCGCGACCTCCGGCTGCAGCTTTTCAGTCACCTGCAGCGGCTGCCGATCGCCTTCTTCGACCGAAATCCCGCTGGCCGCCTAATCACGCGCGTGACGTCTGACGTCGAGACGCTGAACGAGCTGTTCACCGCGGGTGTGGTGAGCGGCATGGGCGACCTGTTCACACTGCTCGCAATCAGCATCGCGATGCTCGTGACCGACTGGCGGCTGGCGCTGGCGGCGTTCGGCGTGATTCCCCTCGTCGTTCTCGTCTCGCACGTGTTTCGCGTCAAGGTTCGCGAGGCATATCGCGACATTCGCACTCGCCTGGCCCGAATCAACGCCTTCCTGCAGGAAAGGCTGGTCGGAATGCGAGTCGTTCAACTGTTCGGAAGAGAGCGAGACGAGGCTCGGCGCTTCGATGAGCTGAACAAGAGCCACCTGGATGCACATCTGCGCTCGATCACGGTCTATGCGCTGTACTTCCCGGCGATCGAGATTCTTACGTCGGTAGCGCTGGCAAGTCTCCTGGTCGCGGGCGCCGCGCGCGTCGAGGCTGCGACACTGACGGTCGGAACCGTAGCGGCCTTTCTGCAACTGGTGCGGCGCTTCTTCCAGCCTCTACAGGACCTGTCGGACAAATACAACACTCTCCAGACCGCGATGGCCAGCTCGGAGCGGATTTTTCATCTGCTGGACACGGAGCCATGGGTGGATGTCTCGGGTGACGCGCACCTGGCGCGAGAGCGGCCAAAGACCGTCCTCGTTGAATTCCAGAACGTCTGGTTTGCATATGACCGCCCGCACTCGGCGGCGTCCAGGACGGCCACCGAGCCCGAATGGGTGCTTCGCAACGTCAGCTTCACCGCGCGGCCCGGGCAGACGCTGGCGATAGTGGGGCACACCGGCGCTGGAAAGACGACGATCGTCAGTCTGCTGATGCGATTCTACGATCCGCAGAAGGGGCGGATCCTCGTCAATGGAAGGGACGTGCGCGACATGCCGGTGGAGCAGCTTCGCGAGCTGATCGGCTACGTGCAGCAGGACATCTTCCTGTTCGCCGGGGACGTTGCGTCAAACATCCGTCTGTCGGCGCCGCTCACGGATGCCCAGGTGCAGGCGGCCGCGGAGCAGGTAGGGGCGGACAGAATCATCCGGCGCCTTGCAAATGGCTATCATCAGGTGCTGGGCGAGCGCGGCGCGTCGATAAGCGTGGGCGAGCGCCAGTTGTTATCGTTCGCACGGGCGGTTGCAGCCGATCCGGCCCTGTTGATCCTGGACGAGGCGACGAGCGCTGTCGACAGCGAGGTCGAGGCTGAGATCCAGCAGGCGCTGAGCGTCCTTCTGGCGGGACGGACGACAATCGCCATCGCACACCGGCTCAGTACCATTGTAGACGCGGACGATATTATCGTGATGCACCACGGCGAGGTGGTGGAGCACGGAACACATGACGCACTTCTTGCGCTGGATGGCCTGTACGCACGCCTCTGGCGCTTGCAGATTTAA
- a CDS encoding Stp1/IreP family PP2C-type Ser/Thr phosphatase, producing the protein MHFAVAAGSDVGRVRKGNEDSFFADANEYRGLFMVADGMGGHAAGEVASQMAVEVVSVDLEKLKDLESADALELVSLALRHANRAVFERSAAERDKMGMGSTASVLVLGDERFIIGHLGDSRIYLFRDGELRQITHDHSVVQEQIDAGLITRDAAKNHKQSNVITRCVGMGWDVEPDITDGEVRQGDVFLLASDGLTGMVDDWRLQQLLGSRATPDRLVDAMISEANARGGVDNITVVVVRVHSSSAMATGAHPTNPGAGSIG; encoded by the coding sequence GTGCATTTTGCAGTAGCCGCCGGCTCGGACGTCGGACGAGTTCGGAAAGGGAACGAGGACAGCTTCTTTGCGGACGCCAACGAGTATCGCGGCCTTTTCATGGTCGCGGACGGGATGGGCGGGCATGCGGCCGGTGAGGTCGCAAGCCAGATGGCCGTCGAAGTCGTCTCCGTGGACCTGGAGAAGCTGAAGGACCTCGAGAGTGCCGACGCGCTCGAGTTGGTATCGCTTGCGCTGCGCCACGCCAATCGAGCCGTCTTCGAGCGGAGCGCCGCCGAGCGGGACAAGATGGGGATGGGAAGCACCGCATCGGTGCTGGTGCTGGGCGACGAGCGGTTCATCATCGGTCACTTGGGCGACTCCCGGATCTATCTGTTCCGCGATGGCGAGCTGCGCCAGATCACGCACGACCATTCGGTGGTGCAGGAACAGATCGACGCCGGCCTCATCACGCGCGATGCAGCCAAGAACCACAAGCAGAGCAACGTGATAACGCGCTGCGTCGGAATGGGCTGGGACGTTGAGCCCGACATAACCGACGGCGAAGTTCGTCAGGGCGACGTGTTCCTGCTGGCCAGCGACGGTCTCACCGGCATGGTGGACGACTGGCGTTTGCAGCAGCTGCTTGGCTCCCGCGCGACCCCGGACCGCCTTGTGGACGCCATGATCTCGGAAGCAAATGCGCGCGGAGGTGTAGACAACATTACGGTCGTCGTCGTGCGCGTGCACTCGTCGTCTGCCATGGCGACCGGGGCGCATCCGACAAATCCCGGAGCGGGCTCAATTGGTTGA
- the uvrA gene encoding excinuclease ABC subunit UvrA → MKDYLVVRGARQHNLKGFDLEIPRRSYTVITGPSGSGKSSLAFDTIYAEGQRRYVESLSAYARQFLERMEKPDVDSIDGLSPAVAIEQKNPTKTSRSTVGTATEIYDYLRLMWARIGRTFCPRCGREMRPDSVSSVTDTVLSLAPDTRFAVTFPLKLSARVTTPVVIENLRAQGFLRVSVDGAIKSLDEIGADDDLTRAKELLVVVDRLSVKPDASSRLAESIGTSFREGDGDVVIVFTTPVRSPLNGEMVTRLRFTDRFECANDGTRLPAPTPQLFSFNNPRGACPRCNGFGAILEYDESLVIPYPDRSLRDGAIEPWTKPRYDNKRRTLAEFAKKNGIPMDVPWLDLSSAHREMLLNTEARRGYVGIFPFLRALEEKRYKQYIRVFLRQYQTAQECPACHGAKLQPEALNVLVGGRNIAQVAELPIDRLSDWLETLELSDYEIAIAEMILRESRDRVRFLRDVGLDYLTLNRSTRTLSGGEAQRIGLANSLGSRLVDTLYVLDEPSVGLHPRDMNRLLSLLRRLRDAGNTVIVVEHDPAAMEVADYMVELGPGSGAHGGSVMFAGPMSRIAESPLTGKYLSGELSVPLPEERRRVGPRWIALNGAREHNLHGVDVKIPVGAMTVVTGVSGSGKSTLVHDVLYHALETHTQGEHSAKRHLGEAVGAYESISGVEAIDDVVMIDQSPIGRSPRSNPVTYIKAMDEIRAIFADAPLSRQRKYTPGTFSFNVEGGRCSKCEGAGYTEVEMVFMADVFVPCDECGGRRFKAPVLEVRVNGKNIDDVLQLTVDQAIRFFAREEKLGQALWHLQQVGLGYLRLGQPATTLSGGEAQRIKIARELALASKKGGRKLYIMDEPTTGLHLDDIRKLVLVLDRLVSAGHTMVLIEHNLDVIKLADWVIDMGPEGGDGGGQLVAMGRPEEIVRVAGSHTGRWLAPLLAAGAPIHEAPSESERGTTRGGSKTLRVG, encoded by the coding sequence GTGAAGGATTATCTGGTCGTCCGTGGGGCTCGGCAACATAATCTGAAAGGATTCGACCTCGAGATACCGAGGCGAAGCTATACGGTCATCACGGGGCCTTCAGGCTCCGGGAAGTCATCGCTCGCGTTCGATACGATCTACGCCGAAGGGCAGCGGCGCTACGTCGAGTCCCTGTCGGCCTATGCGCGCCAGTTCCTCGAGCGCATGGAAAAGCCGGACGTCGATTCGATCGACGGTCTGTCGCCAGCAGTAGCGATCGAGCAGAAGAATCCCACCAAGACATCGCGCTCCACCGTTGGCACCGCAACGGAGATCTACGATTACCTGCGATTGATGTGGGCCCGGATCGGCCGCACGTTCTGCCCCCGGTGCGGCCGCGAGATGCGCCCCGATTCGGTTTCGTCGGTCACGGACACGGTGCTGTCGCTTGCGCCGGACACGCGCTTTGCGGTGACGTTTCCGCTCAAACTGTCGGCACGCGTCACCACACCTGTCGTGATCGAGAATCTGCGCGCCCAGGGATTCCTGCGTGTATCGGTCGATGGTGCCATCAAGTCGCTGGATGAGATCGGCGCAGACGACGACCTCACGCGTGCGAAGGAACTTCTCGTCGTCGTGGACCGACTGTCGGTGAAACCCGACGCGAGCAGTCGCCTCGCGGAATCGATCGGCACATCGTTCCGCGAAGGTGACGGTGACGTGGTAATCGTGTTCACCACGCCGGTGCGCTCTCCGTTGAATGGTGAGATGGTCACGCGGCTCAGATTCACGGATCGGTTCGAGTGTGCCAACGACGGCACGCGCCTCCCCGCTCCCACCCCGCAGCTGTTCTCGTTCAACAATCCGCGCGGCGCATGTCCGCGTTGCAATGGATTCGGCGCGATACTCGAATACGACGAGTCGCTCGTGATTCCGTATCCCGATAGATCGCTTCGTGATGGTGCGATCGAGCCGTGGACCAAGCCACGTTACGACAACAAGCGCAGAACGCTGGCGGAATTCGCGAAGAAGAACGGCATTCCGATGGATGTGCCGTGGCTCGATCTGTCGTCCGCGCATCGCGAAATGCTCCTGAACACCGAAGCGCGTCGCGGCTACGTGGGGATATTCCCGTTCCTTCGCGCGCTGGAAGAGAAGCGGTACAAACAGTACATACGCGTCTTTCTCAGGCAGTACCAGACAGCGCAGGAATGTCCTGCGTGTCATGGCGCCAAGCTGCAGCCAGAGGCGCTGAACGTGCTGGTCGGCGGCCGCAACATCGCGCAGGTCGCCGAGCTTCCGATCGACCGGCTGAGCGACTGGCTCGAGACGCTGGAGTTGAGCGACTACGAGATCGCGATCGCCGAGATGATTCTGCGGGAGTCGCGAGATCGGGTGCGTTTTCTGCGCGACGTGGGGCTGGACTATCTCACGCTCAACCGGTCGACGCGTACACTTTCGGGCGGCGAGGCGCAGCGCATCGGGCTGGCAAATTCACTGGGCTCGCGCCTCGTCGATACTCTGTACGTGCTGGATGAGCCGTCGGTCGGATTGCACCCACGCGACATGAACAGGCTGCTGTCGTTGCTGCGCAGATTGCGCGACGCAGGCAACACGGTGATCGTCGTCGAGCACGATCCAGCGGCGATGGAAGTCGCGGATTACATGGTGGAGCTGGGACCAGGCAGCGGTGCGCACGGCGGGTCAGTGATGTTCGCCGGGCCGATGTCGCGTATCGCGGAGAGTCCACTCACCGGAAAGTATCTGAGCGGTGAGCTATCCGTCCCACTGCCGGAAGAGCGCCGTCGTGTGGGGCCGCGCTGGATCGCGCTCAACGGTGCGCGCGAGCACAACCTTCACGGAGTCGATGTGAAGATTCCGGTTGGCGCGATGACGGTGGTCACCGGTGTATCTGGATCTGGAAAGAGCACGCTCGTGCACGACGTGTTGTACCACGCGTTGGAAACCCACACGCAGGGTGAGCATTCGGCGAAGCGACACCTCGGTGAGGCCGTCGGTGCATACGAGAGCATCAGCGGCGTCGAGGCTATCGACGATGTAGTGATGATCGATCAGAGTCCGATCGGACGCTCGCCGCGGTCAAATCCCGTGACGTACATCAAGGCGATGGACGAGATTCGCGCGATATTCGCGGATGCGCCGCTGTCGCGTCAACGCAAGTACACGCCCGGCACGTTCAGCTTCAACGTCGAGGGTGGCCGTTGCAGCAAGTGCGAGGGCGCGGGTTACACGGAAGTCGAGATGGTGTTCATGGCCGACGTCTTCGTTCCATGCGACGAATGCGGCGGCCGACGGTTCAAGGCGCCGGTTCTCGAAGTGCGCGTCAACGGAAAGAACATCGACGACGTGCTGCAGCTTACGGTGGATCAGGCCATAAGGTTCTTCGCGCGCGAGGAAAAGCTCGGTCAGGCGCTCTGGCACCTGCAACAAGTCGGACTTGGCTATCTACGACTGGGGCAACCTGCAACGACACTATCGGGCGGCGAGGCTCAACGCATCAAGATTGCCCGCGAGCTTGCGCTGGCGAGCAAGAAAGGCGGCCGCAAGCTGTACATCATGGACGAGCCGACCACGGGTCTGCATCTGGACGACATCCGGAAGCTCGTGCTCGTGCTGGATCGTCTCGTCTCCGCGGGTCACACGATGGTGCTTATCGAGCACAACCTCGACGTGATCAAGCTGGCGGACTGGGTCATCGACATGGGTCCGGAAGGCGGTGATGGCGGTGGCCAGCTGGTGGCAATGGGCCGGCCCGAGGAGATCGTCAGGGTGGCGGGCTCCCATACCGGCCGATGGCTCGCTCCCTTGCTTGCGGCAGGCGCTCCAATTCATGAAGCACCGTCCGAGTCCGAGAGGGGTACTACACGTGGCGGGTCGAAGACGCTGCGGGTGGGGTAA
- the hppD gene encoding 4-hydroxyphenylpyruvate dioxygenase, whose amino-acid sequence MATATLPEQAATGDTFPINGTDYIEFYVGNAKQAAHYYVSAFGFHMVAYRGPETGVRDRASYLLQQDKIRFVLTTAIRPDLSDDAKVIADHVYRHGDGVRDLALWVEDARDAYAKAVERGAESVHEPRVMRDDNGEIVIAAIKTYGETIHSLVERKNYKGLFMPGFRPVTQAYQPPSVGLKYVDHCVGNVELGKMNVWVDFYATVMGFRNLLTFDDKMISTEYSSLMSKVMANGNDRIKFPINEPAAGKKKSQIDEYLDFYKGPGVQHMALATDDIIGTVKQLVARGVQFLSGVPGTYYADLKDRIGKIDEPIDELARLGILVDRDPDGYLLQIFTKPVEDRPTVFYEIIQRKGAKSFGAGNFKALFEAIEREQELRGNT is encoded by the coding sequence ATGGCAACGGCGACATTACCAGAGCAGGCTGCGACAGGAGACACGTTCCCGATCAACGGAACCGATTACATCGAGTTCTACGTGGGGAATGCGAAGCAGGCGGCCCATTATTACGTGAGTGCATTCGGCTTCCACATGGTTGCGTACCGCGGTCCGGAGACCGGTGTCCGCGACCGGGCGAGCTATCTGCTGCAGCAGGACAAGATCCGTTTCGTTCTCACCACGGCGATTCGTCCCGATCTGAGCGACGACGCCAAGGTCATCGCCGATCACGTCTATCGCCATGGTGACGGCGTACGCGACCTGGCACTCTGGGTGGAGGACGCACGCGACGCTTACGCGAAGGCTGTCGAGCGGGGCGCCGAGTCGGTGCACGAGCCGCGTGTGATGCGTGATGACAACGGCGAGATTGTCATCGCGGCGATCAAGACGTACGGTGAGACGATTCACTCGCTGGTGGAGCGAAAGAACTACAAGGGACTGTTCATGCCGGGCTTCCGTCCGGTGACGCAGGCGTATCAGCCGCCGTCGGTTGGTCTCAAGTACGTGGACCACTGCGTCGGCAACGTCGAGCTCGGCAAGATGAACGTGTGGGTCGATTTCTATGCGACGGTGATGGGTTTTCGCAATCTCCTCACGTTCGACGACAAGATGATCAGCACGGAATACTCGTCGCTGATGTCGAAGGTGATGGCAAACGGCAACGATCGCATCAAGTTCCCGATCAACGAGCCGGCGGCAGGCAAGAAGAAGTCGCAGATCGACGAGTACCTGGACTTCTACAAGGGACCCGGCGTACAGCACATGGCACTTGCGACCGACGACATCATCGGAACCGTGAAGCAGCTGGTCGCTCGCGGAGTTCAGTTCCTCAGCGGTGTGCCTGGCACTTACTACGCCGACCTCAAGGACCGCATCGGCAAGATCGACGAGCCGATCGACGAGCTCGCAAGGCTCGGCATTCTGGTCGATCGGGATCCGGACGGATATCTGCTGCAGATATTCACCAAGCCGGTCGAGGATCGGCCCACGGTGTTCTACGAAATCATTCAGCGCAAGGGAGCCAAGAGCTTCGGCGCTGGCAACTTCAAGGCGCTGTTCGAAGCGATCGAGCGAGAGCAGGAATTGCGCGGGAATACGTAA
- a CDS encoding homogentisate 1,2-dioxygenase, protein MPTYHTLGAIPRKRHIAFRKPDGGIYAEELMGHEGFTGTSSLLYHVYPPTTVKSVRRVKEMKFEEDKDVTLRHRHFLTSRIKKGGSPTMDRIPLLFNQDVAMLYVEPNVEDKHFYRNAQADELVYVSKGKGVLESIFGELPFGEGDYLVIHRGIMHKYRFDKKAEQPKLLIMESRGHIRSPKRYRNEFGQLVEGAPYSERDIRRPVFVPPHDEMGDFPIYVKQYDGINELVLDHHPFDVVGWDGYFYPWAFNIMDFEPIVGRVHQPPPVHQTFQGDGFVVCSFCPRPYDFHPEAIPAPYNHSNVDSDEVLYYASSEFMSRKGIEFGSITHHPDGLPHGPHPGRAEASIGAKYTDELAVMMDTFRPLKVAKQALDIEDPNYHKSWISAQHEQTAFSPPTS, encoded by the coding sequence ATGCCTACCTATCACACGTTGGGCGCGATCCCGCGGAAGCGACACATCGCCTTCCGCAAGCCGGACGGCGGGATATACGCGGAAGAGCTGATGGGACACGAAGGGTTCACGGGAACGTCTTCGCTGCTGTATCACGTATACCCGCCGACGACTGTGAAGTCGGTGCGCCGCGTCAAGGAAATGAAGTTCGAGGAAGACAAGGACGTGACGCTTCGTCACCGCCACTTCCTCACGTCGCGCATAAAGAAGGGCGGCAGTCCGACGATGGATCGCATTCCGCTGCTGTTCAATCAGGACGTGGCGATGCTGTACGTCGAGCCGAATGTGGAAGACAAGCACTTCTACAGGAACGCGCAGGCCGACGAGCTGGTGTACGTGAGCAAGGGCAAGGGCGTGCTCGAGTCGATTTTTGGCGAGCTGCCCTTTGGCGAGGGTGACTATCTCGTCATCCATCGCGGCATCATGCACAAGTATCGCTTTGACAAGAAGGCGGAACAGCCCAAGCTTCTCATCATGGAGAGCAGGGGACACATACGCTCGCCAAAGAGGTATCGCAACGAGTTTGGCCAGCTTGTGGAAGGCGCGCCGTATTCGGAGCGCGACATTCGGCGTCCCGTGTTCGTTCCGCCGCACGACGAGATGGGTGACTTTCCGATCTACGTGAAGCAGTACGACGGGATCAACGAGCTGGTTCTGGATCACCATCCGTTCGATGTTGTTGGATGGGACGGATATTTCTATCCGTGGGCGTTCAATATCATGGACTTCGAGCCGATCGTTGGACGTGTGCACCAGCCACCTCCGGTGCACCAGACGTTCCAGGGCGACGGCTTCGTGGTCTGCTCGTTCTGCCCGCGTCCGTATGACTTCCATCCGGAAGCAATACCTGCTCCGTACAACCACTCCAACGTGGACTCGGACGAGGTGTTGTACTATGCGTCGAGCGAATTCATGTCGCGCAAGGGAATCGAGTTCGGCTCGATCACGCATCACCCGGACGGTCTGCCGCATGGACCGCATCCAGGTCGGGCGGAGGCGTCGATCGGTGCCAAGTACACCGACGAGCTTGCGGTGATGATGGACACGTTCCGCCCGCTCAAAGTCGCGAAGCAGGCACTCGACATCGAAGATCCGAACTACCACAAGTCGTGGATCTCGGCGCAGCACGAGCAGACAGCGTTCTCACCGCCGACCTCGTAA
- a CDS encoding acetoacetate--CoA ligase — MTNLRIAGTGMTTPQVQPIWRPSPEQVRDANLTRFIASLRSRGELAAGESGIPLPYGVLHEWSILDREEFWRAVADFCGLIADGFDSSRCIGLDRMAPPDAELGPKWFDGTKLNFAENLLRFRDDRPAIISWNEKGRQHQLTFAELGGEVSRIATALRDMGVGVGDRVAGFLPNLPETIIAMLATTTLGAVWSSCSPDFGVQGVLDRFGQIEPKVLICADGYRYAGKEIDCLERVREIASRIPSITNVIIVPYLNDRVDAATVPRAVRWDSLRRIGRSPAFERLPFDHPVYVMYSSGTTGLPKCMVHGAGGTLLQHLKELVLHTNLTRDDRMFYFTTCGWMMWNWMLSSLAVGATVVLYDGAPLQPRVDILWDLIERERVTVFGTSAKYLALAEKADLVPKTSHNIASLRTILSTGSPLADHSYDYVYRQVGSEVHLASISGGTDIISCFALGNPTAPVYRGELQCRGLGMAVDVFDAAGNGIAGSPGELVCTRPFPSMPVGFWNDADGAKYRAAYFDFYEHAWRHGDWAELTEHDGMIIYGRSDATLNPGGVRIGTAEIYRQVEQLPEVIESVAVGQEIGNGAHGDVRIVLFVRLREGLSLSDDLVTRIKTQIRSNATPLHVPKVVIQIDDIPRTVSGKISEIAVREVIHGRPVKNVEALANPGALELFRDLSELILRES, encoded by the coding sequence ATGACGAATCTCCGAATCGCCGGCACGGGAATGACGACACCACAAGTGCAGCCAATCTGGCGTCCGTCGCCGGAGCAGGTGCGCGACGCGAACCTTACGCGGTTCATAGCGTCGCTGCGCTCGCGCGGCGAGCTCGCGGCTGGCGAGAGCGGTATCCCGCTGCCGTATGGCGTGCTGCACGAGTGGTCAATCCTCGATCGTGAAGAATTCTGGCGTGCGGTCGCTGATTTCTGCGGGCTGATCGCAGACGGTTTCGATTCGAGCAGGTGCATCGGACTGGATCGCATGGCGCCGCCGGATGCGGAGCTCGGACCGAAATGGTTTGACGGAACGAAGCTCAACTTCGCCGAGAATCTCCTGCGTTTCAGAGACGACCGGCCCGCGATCATATCGTGGAATGAGAAGGGACGGCAGCATCAGCTGACTTTCGCGGAGCTGGGCGGTGAGGTGAGCCGAATCGCGACTGCGTTGCGCGACATGGGTGTCGGAGTGGGTGATCGCGTCGCCGGCTTCCTGCCGAATCTCCCGGAAACGATCATCGCGATGCTCGCGACGACCACACTCGGCGCCGTATGGAGCTCGTGCTCGCCGGACTTCGGAGTGCAGGGAGTGCTGGACAGATTTGGTCAGATCGAGCCCAAGGTTCTGATCTGCGCCGACGGCTACCGTTACGCCGGGAAGGAGATCGACTGTCTCGAGCGCGTGCGTGAGATCGCATCTCGGATTCCTTCGATTACCAACGTCATCATCGTTCCATACCTCAACGATCGTGTGGACGCCGCGACGGTTCCGCGTGCAGTGCGGTGGGATTCGTTGCGACGCATCGGACGGTCGCCCGCATTCGAGAGATTGCCGTTCGATCATCCCGTGTACGTGATGTACTCGTCCGGAACGACGGGACTTCCAAAGTGCATGGTGCACGGAGCCGGTGGGACGTTGTTGCAGCATCTCAAGGAGCTGGTGCTGCACACCAATCTTACGCGTGATGACAGGATGTTCTACTTCACCACTTGTGGGTGGATGATGTGGAACTGGATGCTGAGTTCGCTCGCCGTCGGCGCGACGGTCGTGCTGTATGACGGTGCTCCGCTGCAGCCGCGAGTGGATATCCTTTGGGATCTCATAGAGCGTGAGCGCGTGACGGTGTTCGGAACGAGCGCGAAGTATCTCGCGCTGGCGGAGAAGGCGGATCTGGTCCCGAAGACGAGCCACAACATCGCGTCGCTGCGTACGATTCTTTCCACCGGAAGTCCGCTCGCGGATCACAGCTACGATTACGTGTATCGGCAAGTCGGCAGCGAGGTGCATCTCGCCAGCATCAGCGGCGGCACCGACATCATCTCATGCTTCGCCCTCGGCAATCCGACTGCGCCAGTGTATCGCGGCGAGCTCCAGTGCCGCGGACTCGGAATGGCGGTCGACGTGTTCGACGCTGCCGGCAACGGCATCGCGGGATCGCCAGGCGAGCTGGTGTGCACGCGACCGTTCCCGAGCATGCCCGTGGGATTCTGGAATGATGCGGACGGCGCCAAGTATCGCGCGGCGTACTTCGACTTCTACGAGCACGCATGGCGTCATGGCGACTGGGCCGAGCTCACCGAACATGATGGGATGATCATCTACGGGCGCAGCGACGCTACTTTGAATCCGGGCGGAGTACGGATAGGAACGGCTGAGATATATCGCCAGGTCGAACAGCTTCCCGAAGTAATCGAGAGCGTTGCGGTGGGCCAGGAGATCGGCAACGGTGCGCACGGAGACGTTCGCATCGTGCTGTTCGTGCGGTTGCGGGAGGGATTGAGTCTGTCGGACGATCTCGTGACGCGGATCAAGACGCAGATACGGAGCAACGCTACGCCGCTGCACGTGCCGAAGGTAGTGATTCAGATCGACGACATACCGCGAACAGTAAGCGGGAAGATCAGCGAGATTGCGGTCCGCGAGGTGATTCACGGACGGCCGGTGAAGAACGTCGAGGCGCTCGCGAATCCGGGGGCGTTGGAGCTTTTCCGCGACCTCTCGGAGCTGATCCTGAGGGAATCGTAG
- a CDS encoding GlsB/YeaQ/YmgE family stress response membrane protein → MSIIAWIVLGLLAGAIAKAISPGTDPGGIVVTMIIGIIGAFIGGWIGGMITGVGLTGFSLWSLVLAIVGALILLWIYRMSVRGRTTTV, encoded by the coding sequence ATGAGCATCATTGCCTGGATCGTGCTCGGCTTGCTGGCGGGTGCCATCGCAAAGGCCATTTCGCCGGGGACCGACCCTGGTGGGATAGTCGTAACGATGATCATCGGAATCATTGGCGCCTTCATCGGCGGCTGGATTGGCGGTATGATCACCGGCGTAGGCCTCACAGGTTTCTCGCTGTGGAGCCTCGTCCTGGCCATCGTCGGCGCGCTGATCCTGCTCTGGATCTATCGCATGAGCGTCCGCGGGCGTACCACCACGGTCTAG